The sequence below is a genomic window from Theobroma cacao cultivar B97-61/B2 chromosome 6, Criollo_cocoa_genome_V2, whole genome shotgun sequence.
CACTGAAACAAACCCTCGAGCTTTCAATTTGTATTTATGAGGTCCAAGGGGCATGTTGGTGTGGTGCCACCAGCTAGCATTtgaatttcaaaaacaaaagaaaaaaaaaatatgcttTTGGAATAAAGTCCTCGGGTTGGTGAACTTAATTTTTAGGCTTCCTTTGTTTAACTGGTCTTCAACGAAACAATCTCTGGAGCCAGATTTTCTGCAATTAAAAACCAACTgcatcaatttaatttgcacaGTATATTAGATATATAGCCCATGAGAATGATGTGCAAGGACACAATACTTGCAGTTAATATTGCAACAagaaccatatgatccttaaATGATATATGCATGTGTGCAGATGAGCATATGAATTACGGTTTTACTtcataattaatcatttagaAGGCATAATGATATGATTTTATGACTTTTTGATCTTGATTAACAAACAGAGTTTGTGTTTAGAATAAAACCTGTGGTCCATTACTTCATCTTGATTGAGCATATATAAACATTCAGTGacctttgaagaaaaactttaaacAAGGAATCACAAAGCTGATCATCAGCTAAATTAAAACATTGACCaggtgttttttttattatatagtAACATTAATGAGGCTATTAGTGGTTCATAAATTTGGGTTTCGGCTCAAGCTGCCAGAAAGTCATACAGCCAATATGGCTTTGAAGTTTCAAGAGGCTAAGTTAGCATTATGGCATCAAAGCGGTCAAGCCATCAAACTTGTGGTTAACGTTACTCAGGCTTTAGGTCAGAGTCAAGCAGCTACCAATTACCAAGAAagaatggtctagaaatgagTAGTATTCATTGCCTTGTGTGACAGATAGGAACAACGGCTTATTACCCAGGTTTGTGGAGCATAGTTCATGCAGGACAAAAACTTCCGGAGGGAAAGATCTAGTTGTGTGTCGAGTTGTTTTTATCCCCTCACAGGAAAGGAGAATCTTGAGTGGAATTGATAATATATATCAAAACAGACACTGACTCTCCTCCATTATCATATACCTTGTATCCCAATCTCACCTGCAAGGGCCATTGTTTTGGGGTTCTTTTTGCTGTACGAACAGCAAAAAAGTTCAATGTAAATGCATGAACTTTACATATGTAACATGGAAATTAGGTGGCATTTCTTTTGTTATACTGTCATTGGTATGTATAAGAGAAAATCCTTGGCTATATGtacaaacaataaaaaagacaAGAGGAAGTATGCGGTGAGGCACAACCTGAAGATTGACTGACCCCATGGGCCcctaaaagttttaaattattGGTCTCTAGGAATGGACTCAGCCAATCAGGGTAGCCATTAGGGTTAGATGTGCAGTGCACTCATCTTTGTTACTGACAGAACCCATGTTCTACAATGGTGAATATGCTTGAAGGCATGTTCCCCTAATAAAAGCAGTGCCGGTTGAGAAAGAACAAGGATGAAACAAAGCCTTCTGCAGAACCCCAAGAGTCAAAAAGAAACTAGATCATGTTTACTGCACAGGTAATCGAACAGTCCACCCAAATCCAACTCTCTGTATGAGTTTcatctatctttttttttattctttgaatCCAATTTTCCATCACTGGTTCAAAGATATAAGAGATGCTAAAGAGTATATGGCCAAAGAGAGAACTGTTACAACAACACAACCACCATGTACCATCAGGCAGAAAATATCTCAATCCTATCCATGTCGCATTTAACTAGAGAGTCTGTAAAAGCATTAGTTTCATGGACCATCAACTTCATTAAAAATGTGTCACGCACAATCATGGCTGAAGCTTTACTTCCCTTATTCAAGATAATGTTACCTTAAAATTGGACTCGATAATCAATTATTTGTCTATCAAACCACGATGGAAaagcaaataattaaattgctTTTTTAAATGTCACTAAGTTAGAATCTTGAACCCTAAGAGGGCCAAAGAAAACACCAGTTACATGTCCATTAATACtatgtacatatataaaatGTATTATTGCAGAATGGAAAAATCAgaaaatatatgatatatattctgattttttttttcaattgtgCATGATGCATTGGGTTGGCTACCACCACTTACTGGATCCCATGTACAACAATACTTTTTGCTAATAAATCATGTCATGTTTGATGGTATGCTTACCTACCAGACCACTACAATTTGGTGGAAATATTATTATCTTAGTAGTTTTCAGTGAGTACTGTTGTGCTTCTCTTTTACCCTCCCAAGTTGattaagatgataaattgacaGAGTTTTCGGTGTTTGAAGGATTGACAAAAGCAggaaagtaaaaacaaaaaatgaagtcagaaaatttttctataagctATAGAAAGGAGGCTGCAAGTACAGGATAATAAGCCAAAACCCCTTGTTTATGGATCCCCAAGTCCTACCAAAAGGAAACCCTGTATCTTTCCCCTCCCCTCACCTCAATGATCTGTCCCTCTCCCCATGTGAATTGATGTCTGCATCTCTCCCCATCTTTTTACAGCCAAAAAACAGCCCCACTTTAATGACTGTTTTCACGTGAAAACTCTGCAAAATTTTTGTGCTATCCCTGCAACATAGTCCTATCTCTCCTTCATCATCCTTGACCCCCCACCCCACCGCCAGAAAACCCTAGGTCCTAGTCTTGGTGTTTTTTTCCCGTTTTTGACAGGTTCTTCGTTTTCATGGCAGCATCTACTTATGGTAAAGGTAAGGCCTATAAATTTCTCTGGGTTCTCTCATAAGCTTTGGGGTATCCTTGAACTCAAGTTTATGGTTAGCACCAAATTGCAGTAATTTCAAGGTTGTGATAAGAGAACATACAAAGAAGTAGCTTTCATGTTTGCAATGCAAGAAGCAGAGAAATTTAACGAGTGAAAGTCGTccatgcatcatgattttggCGATGATCCATGGAACTATATACGAACAGTAGTTGACATTACTGATACTTGAAGATCACGGCACACAATTTATGATGGAAACGCAGTTATTACAACAAACCGGGTAAGCCGGAAACAGGCttggaaaataaataataagagagagagagagaattcAATACTTGCCGTACTTCTGCCAACATAGTAGCATAATAACACACCTCCTTAATATGTAAAACCTCGACCTTTGTTCCTTGGCCATGGTTAAGCACCTTTTCTTCAAGCTTGACGTGGTGGTTTCCTCACAATGCCCTCGCTGATCAATTTCATCATCTCCTGTTGATGGCGCGGAATGGCACTGACCCATGTTCGGCAATTCGTGACCGCAATTAAAGACTTTCACGCACAAAAGGCTCTGAAAGAGTGAGAGATTACTTGCAGTAGACCCCCGACCTGAAGGCTCTTAAATGGAGTTCACCTAATGGACCAGTAGCTCAATCTCTGTGGCCCTTGCAAAACTCCTCGGTATCTGCAGGCTGTCTCCTCCTACTTAATGCATGCTGTTGCCCTCCAAGATCTTCTATCTTTGTGCTCGATGGGAACCGGAACCCATCTCTTGCATCTGCACTCACACAAGAGAGAGATACGCAAGACTCAGCAGGCTAAGCGCTATTTGTCTTATTCCTTGTGGTTTGCCCTTTATTAGGTGTATGCTCTTGACTGAACATGGATACAGTAGTATCAGGCATCAAAACCTCTAACCAAATCTCTTGTCCTTAAAAGCAGAACCCAAAAAAAGGGTCTGTTGTCTACACTTCAAAGCTGTGAAAATTTGATACCCTCTTTACTGCTTGGATTTAGACCCTCATGTATGCTTTCAaagattttatataataagGAACCAATTTTCATATAACATTTGAAGATCTAGAAGTAAAGAAAGAGAGTAGATTAGCATGCTATTTCAACTAAAAGTTTGTTCACATtcaaagatattttttatattaaccAAACTAAAGCCTTTAATAAGTGTAGCTAAAGACATTTTACCTACTTTAATCACAAGTTGAACTTGAACCAATACAATAAgaaagaatattgagaaatcaatcaaacaagaaagacttatatatatatccgaTGATACTATATAATTAAGTGATAATGTATAGATTCATATACCGACAATgcatcaaatttatattttatataaaataatacaatcaaaaagtaaaattgaTGTTTCAACCATTTCTTCACTATCATTTATATCTAGTGTCACATTCATTTAGATATATCATCACTTCAATAGAAGAACTTGTTGCATCTTTGTAGTTCAAGTTATTGCAGGCTGGCTAGCTTGCCCCAAACCATGGGTTCTCATTGGTGCTAGCTAAAAAGTTTCCAACCAAACCTGCCCCAAGTTGCTTCACACCCATTATTTTCCTTCAAACCTTTATTTTGACAAATTTCACCATTGTCGGATGAATGATCTTTGTTTGCAAGTGAGCCCATGAATAACACTAAACCAACCCATTTATTGTTCATGCCTGCCAGCCAGCCCATTGGGAGTCCTAACTTCCTTCAACCAAAATTAACAAAACGGCAGCGTTCATAAGCTTGCCCGGACGGATGAGATTCCTTGTACCCGGGGGCAATCCCGTGGGGAaacaaagataaataaaagaatctATTTAGAAAATTCAACGTAAATTCCGCTAAGCTTTAGTTTCGTGTTGGCCTCGAATTCAAGTAAACCCTCAAAAAAAGTTTCCTTCTTGTCTCAAAGATCtccccttttcttttataaagtCGAAGTCTTTTGGTACATTTCTTAGTTTGATTCCGACCCTTTTGCTCTCTCGATCAATTGGGTTCTTGAAACCCCAATTTCTTCAAGCCCTTCGCTTGTTGTTTCCGGTGGCGGGTATGTTTTCTGATGTTGTCTTCGGCAAGCCTTTTACGTTCATACACGTTTTCGGCTTTTCCTTCTCTctgatttaaaaaaagattgaattttgtggTGATGTTTCGATGTTTGAAATTCGCAGTGGATAATCAGTGATCGAGTCTTGCAAATGGCCAAAAGTTCCTTCAAGCTTGAACATCCTTTGGGTTCGTTTCATTGAtcccttatttttcttttctgtttatttgtctcttttttccctttttagaattttgttaaaaaatttgcttgattgatttattgtttgattaaaagttaatttgggtattctttgttttatttcttttggtttAAATATATGGTCTTTGTTTTGTAGATTTTTATTCAGAATCTGCTATCCGGATGTGTGTTATTGTATggaaatattagaaatttgGTGTTGTTTATGTAACATTGGATGAACTGGGGGGAGTTTGATTGGTGGATTTTTAGACTGAATGACGCTTTGTTGGTTGAATTCATGAGATGTTCCATGGTTTGTATACATTGAAATTCCTGTAAATTGGTTTGGTCAGGTGCTTTGTTTTCTTGGAGAGAAAGCATGCTCTCGGTTAACGCAGttgcaaattttgaaaagagcAAAACATGAAGCATGGATCATGAAAGTTGTCTatctttgtttgttttctaTGTTCTGGTGCATCttctttgttttgcttttctaGGTTATTTCTGCCATTGCTtgtaatgaaatttaattGGAAACACTGGTCTTGTCGTTGCTTGTAGCATCCATTTCACGTATAACACTCAACATTGCTTAGCAGAGGTtatcactttctctctcttttccattttttatgATCAATAGGAATGGATGTAATTTGTCTCACCTCTTTTGGATATAGTTGCAGCATCGTCATTATCTTTGCTGTTGTCTCTGCTGCTCTTGTTGTCTGATTCGATTAAACTAAtaatttgtttctcttttaatttctaattctCAGAAAGGAGGCAGGCTGAAGCTTCTCGCATCAGGGAGAAGTATCCAGACAGAATTCCTGTAAGACTATTTTTGTTACTATCTGCCATTTCTGCAAAACATTTTGATCCTGTATTGTCTTTTAATATTCTTCTATGCTAATGGGTGACTGAGCAGGTTATTGTGGAGAAGGCTGAAAGGAGTGACATTCCTGACATTGATAAGAAGAAGTTAGTAGCATTTTGCCCTTATTTAAGTAAACTTTCTTTTGTAGCCCAGTCAACTGCAATAAATATATGAGAATTGAACCAGATATCCTACAATTAGACTGGTCACtgttttttcttaatattctTCTTTGATTATGGCTTCAGGTATCTTGTTCCTGCTGATTTGACTGTGGGGCAATTTGTTTATGTTGTCCGGAAAAGGATTAAGCTTAGTGCTGAGAAAGCTATATTTGTCTTTGTTAAGAACACTCTCCCTCCTACTGGTTAGTGATAATATGTTAGCTTTAAGAGTTGCAACCTATTAAAATTTGTTGC
It includes:
- the LOC18597160 gene encoding autophagy-related protein 8C, whose amino-acid sequence is MAKSSFKLEHPLERRQAEASRIREKYPDRIPVIVEKAERSDIPDIDKKKYLVPADLTVGQFVYVVRKRIKLSAEKAIFVFVKNTLPPTAALMSAMYEENKDEDGFLYMTYSGENTFGSPLLLA